From Salvia splendens isolate huo1 chromosome 3, SspV2, whole genome shotgun sequence, a single genomic window includes:
- the LOC121793632 gene encoding putative late blight resistance protein homolog R1A-10 codes for MAYNLQSLITIIQRILNPEESLWIVDGNTPQLQSLLQKAESLLHILEKSSLTNIPINLESRIRDVSYKAEDIIESNMVRQMLSTPQGSRLTFSTPNLHRVIQLLDFATEKLVKHVEGKAYSTGLSSSSGASSSHDLSPDVQQTMQQLQSVKLEEVDEIKMPVAVPLSSSKNNLVGVDADMLQLKDRLTNMQTKLEIIPITGMGGIGKSTLARNLYDDPLIISHFDYRGWAAISQLPNMRDILLSLLRRRNEKIDAQLNARNENELKDILYKRLLGRIYMIVLDDIWSTKFWDKIRMYFPDNNDGSRIMITTRESHVAQYVTNSKSMHHDMQLFNEAASWDLLRQIVFGEEDCPLDFQWIGTKIASECGGLPLAIHVIGGLLSKVERSKDVWEQISTDVKASIVKSDERFSNILSLSYNHLPICLKPCFLYMGAFPEDNEIKGSRLMSLWIGEGFVKSNGDKSLEEEAKDYLKLLVQRNLLLVTQKKVQWESIELLCP; via the coding sequence ATGGCATACAATCTTCAATCACTCATCACCATCATCCAACGAATCCTTAATCCTGAAGAATCACTTTGGATTGTTGATGGCAACACACCACAACTCCAATCCCTTCTCCAAAAAGCTGAATCTCTGCTTCACATTCTTGAAAAGTCTTCCCTCACCAATATACCAATTAATTTGGAGAGCCGAATCAGAGATGTTTCATATAAAGCTGAAGATATTATTGAATCAAACATGGTTCGTCAAATGCTTTCCACCCCTCAAGGCTCAAGGCTTACTTTCTCCACTCCAAATCTACACAGAGTAATACAACTACTTGATTTTGCAACGGAAAAACTTGTGAAGCATGTGGAGGGCAAGGCATACTCAACTGGCCTTTCATCATCGAGTGGCGCTTCTTCTTCGCATGATCTATCACCAGATGTGCAGCAAACAATGCAACAACTTCAATCTGTTAAGCTTGAGGAGGTGGACGAAATTAAGATGCCGGTTGCTGTACCTTTGTCGAGCTCCAAGAACAATTTGGTTGGAGTTGATGCAGATATGCTGCAGTTGAAAGATCGACTTACAAATATGCAGACCAAGCTGGAGATCATCCCTATTACTGGGATGGGTGGCATTGGTAAGTCCACTCTTGCTCGAAATCTTTATGATGATCCACTCATTATTTCCCACTTTGATTATCGTGGTTGGGCTGCAATTTCACAACTTCCCAATATGCGAGATATTCTATTAAGTCTTCTTCGTCGCCGAAACGAAAAGATTGATGCTCAACTAAATGCACGTAATGAAAATGAGTTGAAAGATATATTGTATAAGAGGTTGCTTGGGCGCATATACATGATTGTGTTAGATGATATATGGAGTACCAAGTTTTGGGATAAGATAAGAATGTATTTTCCAGACAACAATGATGGGAGTCGTATTATGATCACCACCAGGGAATCTCATGTGGCCCAATATGTTACAAACTCTAAGAGTATGCATCATGACATGCAATTGTTTAATGAGGCTGCAAGTTGGGATCTACTTCGCCAAATTGTGTTTGGAGAAGAGGATTGCCCTCTTGATTTCCAATGGATAGGAACTAAGATTGCGAGTGAATGTGGTGGGCTTCCCCTTGCCATTCATGTGATTGGTGGGCTATTGTCAAAGGTCGAAAGATCAAAAGATGTGTGGGAGCAGATTTCAACAGATGTAAAAGCTTCCATAGTTAAATCAGATGAGCGGTTCTCCAATATACTCTCCTTGAGTTATAACCACTTACCCATTTGCTTGAAACCATGTTTCTTATATATGGGAGCTTTTCCAGAAGATAACGAGATTAAGGGATCTAGACTTATGAGTCTATGGATAGGGGAGGGATTTGTGAAATCTAATGGTGATAAGAGTTTGGAGGAAGAGGCTAAGGATTATTTAAAACTTCTCGTGCAGAGGAATCTACTTTTGGTTACACAAAAAAAAGTCCAATGGGAAAGCATTGAGTTACTCTGTCCATGA
- the LOC121796082 gene encoding dihydrolipoyl dehydrogenase 1, chloroplastic-like, translated as MHASISPLSISNPPYSTLRPHSSSRLCGLRREAFGFRSPPQFRNRGVGAVSAKANSRRLSVFSASNSDAGNGSSAPASFDYDLVIIGAGVGGHGAGLHAVEKGLKTAIIEGDVMGGTCVNRGCVPSKALLAVSGRMRELQDEHHLKALGLQVAAAGYDRQAVADHANNLASKIRGNLTNSLKSLGVDILTGFGTIVGPQKVKYGKIGSSDNVVTAKDIIIATGSVPFVPRGIEVDGKTVITSDHALKLEFVPDWIAIVGSGYIGLEFSDVYTALGSEVDAALIATGRAPFTKGLGLENINVETQRGFVPVDERMRVIDADGNLIPHLYCIGDANGKLMLAHTASAQGISVVEQLTGNDHVLNHLSIPAACFTHPEISMVGLTWLD; from the exons ATGCATGCTTCAATTTCGCCTCTGTCGATCTCCAACCCGCCGTATTCCACTCTCCGGCCACATTCGAGTTCACGTCTGTGCGGCCTCCGGAGAGAGGCGTTTGGATTTCGCTCGCCGCCGCAGTTCCGTAATCGCGGCGTCGGAGCTGTCTCAGCGAAGGCGAATTCTCGGCGGCTGTCAGTTTTCTCGGCTTCGAATTCTGATGCGGGCAATGGAAGCAGCGCTCCGGCGTCGTTCGATTATGATCTCGTCATTATTGGAGCTGGTGTCGGCGGCCATGGGGCTGGGCTGCATGCCGTGGAGAAA GGTCTAAAAACAGCTATTATTGAGGGCGATGTGATGGGTGGAACTTGTGTAAATCGAGGGTGTGTTCCTTCTAAAGCCCTACTAGCAGTAAGTGGTAGGATGCGTGAGCTTCAAGATGAGCATCATCTGAAAGCTTTAGGTTTGCAG GTTGCTGCTGCCGGGTATGACAGACAGGCAGTCGCTGACCATGCTAATAATCTTGCTTCAAAAATCCGTGGTAATTTAACTAATTCACTGAAATCACTTGGCGTGGACATATTAACAGGATTTGGCACCATAGTG GGCCCTCAGAAAGTCAAATATGGAAAAATTGGTTCATCTGACAATGTGGTTACTGCAAAGGACATAATTATTGCCACGGGGTCAGTTCCTTTTGTTCCTAGAGGAATTGAAGTTGATG GGAAGACGGTAATAACCAGTGATCATGCCCTTAAATTGGAATTTGTTCCGGATTGGATCGCCATAGTTGGAAGTGGTTACATTGGGCTTGAGTTCAGTGATGTATACACTGCTCTTGGTAGTGAG GTCGATGCAGCCTTAATTGCAACCGGAAGGGCTCCTTTCACAAAAGGCCTTGGACTGGAGAAT ATTAATGTGGAGACACAAAGGGGATTTGTTCCTGTTGATGAGCGCATGAGAGTGATTGATGCAGATGGAAACCTG ATCCCACACCTGTACTGCATTGGTGATGCAAATGGTAAATTGATGCTCGCCCATACAGCAAGTGCTCAAGGAATTTCTG TTGTCGAACAACTTACTGGAAATGATCACGTGCTTAACCATTTAAGCATTCCAGCAGCCTGTTTCACTCATCCTGAGATCAGTATGGTTGGACTGACATGGTTGGACTGA
- the LOC121797038 gene encoding uncharacterized protein LOC121797038 gives MPIGKKNHKGPKLKQLFWKLVRSTYMQEYELACRELEKENGQAFADLMDKNPSSFCRAFLTPTQCSDAILNNVCECFNSYILEARNKHIIDMLEEMRTTLMEKLYIKHVEIESAGSSSSVCPKIKKKLNTMLYESRNCTTIPAIGGKFEVTHFDDRFVVTPSTRQCGCRKWDITSIPCLHGVAAINYLKQDVDDYVHQYFSVSKYKVAYGYGLPAVNGEKLWPVAEGFPVTPAHVRRCLVDLRRLGGGTHSRRIRPDQTS, from the coding sequence ATGccaattggaaaaaaaaatcacaaaggTCCTAAACTTAAGCAGCTTTTCTGGAAGCTAGTTAGAAGCACCTACATGCAGGAGTATGAATTGGCATGCCGGGAGTTAGAGAAGGAAAATGGGCAAGCTTTTGCTGATTTAATGGACAAGAACCCGAGCAGTTTTTGTAGGGCCTTCCTCACCCCAACACAATGCTCTGATGCTATTCTCAATAACGTCTGTGAGTGTTTCAATTCATACATTTTGGAGGCTAGAAATAAACATATCATAGACATGCTTGAGGAGATGAGAACAACGCTTATGGAGAAGTTGTACATAAAGCATGTGGAGATTGAATCTGCTGGGAGTAGTTCATCCGTAtgtccaaaaattaaaaagaaactcAATACAATGCTATATGAGAGCAGAAACTGTACGACAATACCTGCAATAGGGGGAAAATTCGAAGTTACTCATTTTGATGACAGATTTGTAGTGACTCCTTCAACAAGGCAGTGCGGTTGTAGGAAGTGGGATATAACAAGCATCCCTTGTTTGCATGGTGTTGCTGCTATTAACTATCTGAAGCAGGATGTGGATGACTATGTCCACCAATACTTTTCTGTGAGCAAGTATAAGGTGGCATATGGGTATGGTCTACCAGCTGTGAATGGGGAGAAACTATGGCCTGTTGCCGAAGGTTTTCCAGTTACCCCAGCACATGTGAGGAGATGCCTGGTAGACCTAAGAAGGTTAGGAGGAGGGACCCATTCGAGAAGGATCCGGCCAGACCAAACAAGCTAA